The proteins below come from a single Gossypium raimondii isolate GPD5lz chromosome 2, ASM2569854v1, whole genome shotgun sequence genomic window:
- the LOC105789511 gene encoding uncharacterized protein LOC105789511, with protein sequence MPKYTKILKKLLTNKRKLDELSTVVLNEEHSAILQNKLPAKFKDPKSFTIPYFIGRLNVEKALVDLGASINLMPYKLFKQLGLEKPKPTRMSIQLAGRSIKYPRGITEDVFVKVDKFIFHVDFVILDMDEDIEVPIILSRLFLATARTVIDVRNSELVLKVGDEEVTLQACDVVRVSSKQNDTRYSIDVSNHVT encoded by the coding sequence ATGCCAAAgtataccaaaattttaaagaagctgctaacaaataaaaggaagttAGATGAATTGTCCACTGTGGTGCTCAATGAGGAGCACTCGGCCATTCTCCAAAACAAACTACCCGCTAAGTTTAAAGATCCAaaaagttttactattccttatTTTATTGGTAGATTAAATGTAGAAAAAGCTTTGGTTGATTTGGGTGCtagtataaatctaatgccttATAAATTGTTCAAACAACTTGGTCTCGAGAAACCAAAACccactaggatgagtattcaattagctgGCAGATCAATTAAGTATCCTAGGGGTATTACTGAAGATGTATTTGTtaaagtagataaatttatattccatGTTGATTTTGTTATATTGGACATGGATGAGGATATTGAGGTACCCATCATTTTAAGTCGACTCTTTTTAGCCACTGCTAGAACCGTTATTGATGTGCGTAATAGTGAACTTGTGCTGAAGGTAGGTGATGAAGAGGTTACTCTTCAAGCATGTGATGTTGTGAGAGTTTCTAGTAAGCAAAATGATACTCGTTATTCTATTGATGTTAGTAATCATGTGacttaa